From the Salipiger sp. CCB-MM3 genome, the window GCGAGGAATGGCAGCGCTTCAGCGCCCGGTTTGGCGAGTTCATGGACGGCAAGGATCGGGTGATCGAAAAGGCAAGCTCGGGCGGGCGTACCTTCTACCGGCTGCGCGCCGCGGGCTTTGACGATCTGGCCGACGCGCGCCGCTTCTGCGCCGCCTTCGTTGCCGAAAACGCCGACTGCATCCCGGTGACCACCCGGTGAGCCGCTTCGGAGCGACTATTCTGGCCCCGCTCGGCCCGGTGCTGAGCGAGGACGAGGCGCGTTTCTTTGCCGAAGCGCGCCCGTTCGGGTTCATCCTCTTTGCCCGCAATCTTGAAACGGCGGAGCAGATCCGCGCGCTCTGCGACGATCTGCGCGCCGCTGTGGGCTGGCACGCCCCTATCTTCATTGATCAGGAGGGGGGCCGCGTGCAGCGCCTGCGCCCGCCGCTCGCCACCGAGTTCCTGCCGCCGCTCGATGAGGTGATGCAGGCCGGACCCAACGCCGCGCGCGCCATGGAACTGCGCTATCGCCTGATCGCCGCCGAGCTACTGGCGCTGGGGATCGACGGCAATTGTGCGCCGATGCTGGATGTGGCGCGGTCTCAGACCCATGCCTTCCTGCGCAACCGCTGCTATGGCGAGAGCCTGTCGCAGGTGGTCGAAATGGGCAAGGCCGCGACCAAGGGCATGGTCGATGGCGGCGTGCTGCCGGTGATGAAACACCTGCCCGGTCATGGGCTTGCGCAGCTCGACAGCCACAAGGACCTGCCGCGCATCGACGCGCCGCGCGCGGAGCTGGAAGAGGTGGATTTCGCCGCCTTCCGGCCCTTCGCCGATCTGCCGCTGGCGATGACCGCGCATCTGGTCTTTGAAGGGCTCAACACCAAGCCCGCCACCATCGACCCGGCAATGATCACGCTCATTCGCGAAAACATCGGCTTTCAGGGCCTGCTGATGACCGACGACATCTCGATGGAGGCGCTCACGGGCAGCATCGGCGAGCGCAGCGCGGCCTCGATTGCCGCGGGCTGCGATCTGGTGCTGCATTGCAACGGCAAGATGCCCGAGATGGAACAGGCGGTGCGCGAGGCAGGCTGGATGACCGAGGCTGCGCAGACGCGCGCCGAGGCGGCGCTGCGCACGCGCACCGTGCCTGCCGAGATTGACATAGCGGCCCTCAGGGCCGAACGTGAGGCCTTGCTGGCCGGGCACCGCTGATCACATGCAGGACAATTCGCAACTGGAGTTCGAGACGCTCAGCGTCGCCGACCGTCTTGCGGCGGAGGCGCTGATCGTCGACGTCGAGGGCTATGAGGGGCCGCTCGACCTGCTGCTGTCGCTATCGCGCACGCAAAAGGTCGATCTGCGCAAGATCTCGGTGCTGGAGCTGTCGCGCCAATATCTCGCCTTCGTCGAGCGCGCCAAGGAGCTGCGCATCGAACTGGCCGCCGACTATCTGGTGATGGCCGCCTGGCTGGCCTTCCTGAAATCGCGCCTGCTGCTGCCGCCCGATCCCACCGAAGAGGGTCCGTCGGGCGAGGAACTGGCCGCCCACCTTGCCTTTCAGCTCGAGCGTCTGCAGGCCATGCGCGACGTCGCCGCCCGGCTGATGGCGCGTGACCGGCTGGGGCGCGACTTTTTCGCCCGCGGTATCCCAGAGGACATGCAGCGCGTGCGCAAGGTGAAATATACCGCCTCGCTGATCGATCTGATGCAGGCCTATGCCCGCATCCGCACCCGCGACGAATTCCGCCCCTTCGTGATGGACCGCCACGACGTCTTCACCATGGAACAGGCGCTCGACCGGATGCGCGGGCTGATGGGCTTTGCCGGGGAGTGGACCGACATTTCTGGCTGGCTGCCCGATGGCTGGTCCGAGGATCCCATGCGCTGGCGCTCTGCCACCGCCGCCACCTTTGCCGCCTCGCTGGAACTGGCCAAGGAAGGCCATGTGGAGATCCGGCAGGACGAGACCTTCGCGCCGATCCATCTGCGCAAGAGAGAGACCCCGCGTGAGTGAAGATATCGACGATTTCCGCCCCGAGCAGCCTGCCGAGGAGGATCAGGACAGCCTGTTCGAGGCACCGCCCATGGGCGCGCAGGAGCGTATGGTCGAGGCCATCCTCTTCGCCTCTGCCGAGCCGGTGACGGCGCGCGAGCTCGAAGACCGCATGCCGCATGGCTGCGATCCCGCCGAGGCGCTGGCGCATCTGCGCAAACGCTATGAGGGGCGCGGCGTGCATGTGGTGCGTGTTGGCGACGCTTGGGCGATCCGCACCGCGCCCGACCTCGGTTTCCTGATGCAAAAGGAAACGGTGGAGACCCGCAAGCTCTCGCGCGCGGCGATCGAGACCTTGGCGATCATCGCCTATCACCAGCCGGTGACCCGCGCGGAGATCGAGGAGATTCGCGGCGTCAGCGTTTCGCGCGGCACCATCGACCAGCTTCTGGAGATGGAGTGGATCCGCTTTGGCCGCCGCAAGATGACCCCCGGCCGCCCTGTGACCTTCGTGGTGACGCAGGATTTCCTCGACCAGTTCGGGCTCGAGAACGCGCGCGACCTGCCGGGGCTGAAGGAACTGCGCGCCGCCGGTCTGCTCGACAACCGCCCGCCGCCGGGCAGCATTTCGCTGGGTCAGAAAGACGACGACGACGAGGAAGACGAAGCCCCCGGTCAGTCGGAACTTTTCGAAGACTGACCTCGTCTTTGCCAGTCCAAGGCGCCATGCAGACGTCAAAAGGCCCCGATCAATCGGGGCCTTTCGTATTTATAGTCAATCTATTGCGGCGCTAAGTTAGCGCACGACCTGAACGATGCGACGGGTCTCGGGGTCGATCAGCACGGTCTGCTGGTTGACGTTGAGATACTCAAAGTCGCTCTCCGGCACCTCATAGACCTCGATCTCCTGCGGGATGCCTGCGCCCACGGCAACTTCGCCGTTCAGATAGACCGGCTCGACCGGGTTGCGCTCGATATAGGTGACGGTCTTTTCTTCGGCGTTGTTGGCCGCGCCGGTCACGGCACCCAGCACCGCGCCTGCTGCGACGGCAGCCGGGCCGCCCACCAGCAGCGAGCCCACGGCCGCGCCCCATGCACCGCCGACACCTGCGCCAGCTGCGGCATTGTCCTTGTCTTCATAGGTGATGGTCTTCACCTCAACGCGGTCGCGGTTTTCGTAAAGCACAACCGGCTCGTCCTCGACCGGGGTGGTCAGATAGGCGGAATAGGCCCAGCCTTCCACACCTTCATAGCTCACCTCGCACCATTCCGCGTCTGCCAGGCAGCCCTTCACGTCAACTTCGGCGTCCGAGGGGATCACGTTCTCGATCTGGTACTGCGGGCCGGGGCCTGCGCGCAGGTTCAGCTCGGTGGTGGCCGAGGCGCTCATCGCGGCGGAGACGGGAGCGGCAACCAGAGCGGCAAGCGGCAGCGAAAGCAGAAGCGTTTTCTTGGTGGTCATCGGAGTAATCCTTTCTGATCTTTGGCGGCCGCGCTGCGATCCGCCGTTCTGGTGCCTCAACCGCAAGATCAGCAAGACCGTTCCCGGAAAGATGAAAAAACCTCCCGAAGTGATTGATATTTCATTGTTTGGGCGGAATGGCGCTTGGCGGCTTGGTGAATTGGAACAAGATCGCAACGGGGGGAGTTATCTTGCCCTCGCGCGATCTGGTGCATGCTTTTGACGTCGCTCGGCAGCCGGGGATGGCAGGTCCGCGCAGGTTTTCGTCAAATGCGTCGGAGTAAGTCGAAGATCGCGGTGTGGCGGCGGCGTCATCTAAAGCCCGCTTTAACTGTGATCTGCGAGGATGCCTGTCTTACCAAGCGAATTCCGGAGGCCGGACAGGTGGATCACAGTGCGAAATTTCAGGCTCTGACGGCGCAGAACGGCGTGTTTCTCGCGCCCGCCCATCCCAGCCTCCGGCCCCTCGCGTGGACGCGCATGGTCTGTCTGGTGCTGGCCGGTGCGCTGCTGCTGATCGCGGCAGAGGGGCATATTTACGGGATCTCGCGTCTCTATGCGCCAAGCGGCGATGCGGCGCTCTCTCTGCCGACGCTGCTGACGGGAGTCGCGGCGCTGTCGGCGACGCTGCTGCAGCGGCCCCTGCGCCGCTCTGACGGGCGCGAGACGCTGCTTTGGCTCATGGTTATTGCGCTGTGCCTGCTCACCGGGCTCGGCTACCGCGCGGGGATTACCGTGGGCGCCGGGCGCATGGGCGGTAACACCGCGGTGTCCTTCGTGCTGCTGGCCGGGGCGCAGCTGTGCTACCGGCGGCTGCCGCTGTCGTCTTGCAGCCTGATGCTGATGACCATGTTCCTGCCGTTCATCGCCGCCGTGGGCTATCTCAACGGCCAGCCCGCGATGTTCGGCGATATGTCCCTGTCCACATCGCTGCTGCTGCTGGCGCTTGGGGTGGCCAATGTCGCCAGACACGCCCGCCGCGCGCTGCTGCGGCCTTTGGTCAGCGGCTCGGCCTCGGGTCGGATCGTGCGCGGTATCCTCCTCGCGTGGCTCGTGCTGGTGGCAGCGCAGGCGGTTTCGGTCCGCTTCGTGCCGGGCCCATGGCTCGAATTGTCGAGCGTGACGCTGATGCTGGTGGACACGCTGGTGATGCTTGCAGCGATCCTCTTTCTCGGCGGCAAATATGACGCCAGCGCCTCGCGGCTGCGCCTCACCGAATGGCGGCTCTACCGTGCCGCCATGCGCGATCCGTCGACGGGCATGCGCACCCGGGCCTCGGCGGAGCTTTACAGCGCCACCTTCGGGCCGCTCACCAGCCAAGGGCTCGTGCTGCTCGAGGTGGAGGGGATAGACGCACTGGAGGCACGCTATGGCCGCACCGCCGCCGAACGGGTGCTGCGGCTGGTCTCCACCGGGCTGCACCGCGACCTTGCGCCCGAGGAACTGCTCTGCCGCGACGAGGATATGGGGCTGATGCTGCTGGCCCGGAACTGCACGCTGGATTCGTTGACGATGCGGGCGCAGGACCTCTGCGCGCGGGGCGGCGAATTGCGCGATCCCGAGCGGGAACTGCTGCCGATTGCGCTCACCGCTGCCGTGGTCATGGCGCGGCGCGGCGACGGCGATCTCGGGCCCGCGCTGCGCCGGGCGCGGCAGGCGCTGGATGAGGCGCGCAAGCAGGGTGAGCGGGGTGTGGTGCTCTGTGAGGCGGCGTGACCCGCCGGGCCTTAGCTGCGAAAGTGCTTCGACAGCTTCAGGCCCTGACCCTGATAGTTCGAGGCGATCCCGGCCCCATAAAGCTGCTCTGGCGGCTCATCCATACGCTCATAGACCAGTCGCCCGACGATCTGTCCATGCTCAAGCACGAAGGGGGCTTCGTGGCAGCGCACTTCCAGAACCCCGCGAGAGCCGCTGCCCCCAGCCGCGGAATGGCCAAAGCCCGGATCGAAGAAGCCCGCGTAATGCACGCGGAACTCGCCGACCATGGCCAGATAGGGCGCCATCTCTGCGGCATAGAGCGGCGGGATATGCACCGCTTCGCGGCTGACGAGAATGTAAAATGCGTCGGGGTCGAGGATCAGCTGCCCGCGCGAGGCCTGCAGCGGGTCCCAGAACTCCGCCGGGTCATACTGCCCGATCCGGTCAAGGTCGATCACCCCGGTGTGCGGCTTGGCGCGCCAGCCGACAAGCTCGCCAGCGCCGGGTTGCAGGTCGACGGAAAAGCCAAGGCCCTCACCGATCACCGCCGGGCCGCCGCTGACCAGCGTTTCGGCCTCATGCAGGGTGGTAAGCTCGGCGTCGCTCAGCACCGACTGGCCGCGCCGAAAACGGATCTGGTTGAGCCGCATGCCGGTGCGCGCCAGCACCGAGAAGGAGCGGGGGCAAATCTCGGCGTAGAGCGGCCCTTTGTAGCCGGGCGCGATTCGATCAAACTCGGTGCCGCCATCGGTGATCGTTCGGGTCAGCAGGTCGAGCCGCCCGGTCGAGCTTTTGGCATTGGCGACGGCCGAGAGATCCTCGGGCAGATCGAGGCTTTCGAGCAGCGGCACCACATAGACGCAGCCCTTCTCCAGCACGGCGCCCTCGGTGAGGTCGACGCGGTGCATCTCGAACTCTTGCAGCCGCGCGTCCAGCGGGCGTCCGGCTCCGGCAAGGAAGGAGGCGCGCACGCGGATCGCCTCATGGCCGAGTCGCAGATCGAGGCTGGCGGGTTGGATTTGCCCCTCGACGAGCGGTGCTGCGCTGCGGATGGCTCCGCTGTCGACGAGCGCCGAAATCTGCTGGCTGGCGAGCACCCCTGTCATGGTCACGATCCCCCGGTATTGCGTTGAACTTGCTTAGCAAGCGGCGTGGGCGAGGGGAACGGCAAATGCGCGCGGGCAGCGCTTCGGGCGCGGCTGTGTGACAGCAGCCAACAGGGTGACGGGTTAGCTACGCTCAAGTGCGAGTTGCTAAAAATTTCTATGGATTGGTAGAGGCTTACCTCTGGCCGTTTCTCTCACCCTAAGGGGCGGAACAAGTCAGAAACGGCGGCGGGGGTGAATTGGTCGGGCTAGCAGGACTCGAACCTGCGACCTTCCGTCCCCCAGACGGACGCGCTACCAGGCTGCGCTATAGCCCGACTTGTGAGGCCGGTATTTACTGGTTCTGAGCGCAGGCACAACCCCTAATGCGCAAGTTTTTTCACCAATTTTCTCACGCCGCCGAATGGCTATCGCGCGCGGCGACGAAGGCGCGCAGCGCGGCCAGTTGGGCGCGGGCGGAAACCGCTTGCTGCGCGGTCAGTTGCGGGGCTGTGGCGAGCGCCGTGAGCGGTCCGGACGCGGGCTGCGGCAGGCTGTCGAGCTGCGCGACCTCGGGCAGCGGGGCAGCGGCAGCGGGGGCGCCTTCGGCGCTTCCAGCTTCGGGCAGAGGTGTGGCACCGCGGTCCTCCAGTGATTGGGTCAGGAAGCCGGGGAGCGGCTCTTCCGGGGTGTCGACGGGCTCTGCGGGTAGGGCCTCAGTTTCTGCCTGAGCGTCTGCCTGAGGGTCGGGCTGCCAGAGCGCATCATCGGCGGCGGCCTGCGGGTCCGGATCGCTGGCCTCGGCAAAGAGCGGTGTGTCGGTCGCATTAGGTTCGGGCTGGGGGGCAGGCTCCGGTTCGGCGGGGGCATCCGACACGGCCTCTAGCAGCGCGGCTTGCGGCTGCGCGAAGGGCAGGACGGTGGCGCTGTCTTGTTGCGGTGTGGGTTCGGCAGCGGTCGGCGCGGCGGGGCCCTC encodes:
- a CDS encoding glycoside hydrolase family 3 N-terminal domain-containing protein, with translation MSRFGATILAPLGPVLSEDEARFFAEARPFGFILFARNLETAEQIRALCDDLRAAVGWHAPIFIDQEGGRVQRLRPPLATEFLPPLDEVMQAGPNAARAMELRYRLIAAELLALGIDGNCAPMLDVARSQTHAFLRNRCYGESLSQVVEMGKAATKGMVDGGVLPVMKHLPGHGLAQLDSHKDLPRIDAPRAELEEVDFAAFRPFADLPLAMTAHLVFEGLNTKPATIDPAMITLIRENIGFQGLLMTDDISMEALTGSIGERSAASIAAGCDLVLHCNGKMPEMEQAVREAGWMTEAAQTRAEAALRTRTVPAEIDIAALRAEREALLAGHR
- a CDS encoding segregation and condensation protein A, giving the protein MQDNSQLEFETLSVADRLAAEALIVDVEGYEGPLDLLLSLSRTQKVDLRKISVLELSRQYLAFVERAKELRIELAADYLVMAAWLAFLKSRLLLPPDPTEEGPSGEELAAHLAFQLERLQAMRDVAARLMARDRLGRDFFARGIPEDMQRVRKVKYTASLIDLMQAYARIRTRDEFRPFVMDRHDVFTMEQALDRMRGLMGFAGEWTDISGWLPDGWSEDPMRWRSATAATFAASLELAKEGHVEIRQDETFAPIHLRKRETPRE
- the scpB gene encoding SMC-Scp complex subunit ScpB translates to MGAQERMVEAILFASAEPVTARELEDRMPHGCDPAEALAHLRKRYEGRGVHVVRVGDAWAIRTAPDLGFLMQKETVETRKLSRAAIETLAIIAYHQPVTRAEIEEIRGVSVSRGTIDQLLEMEWIRFGRRKMTPGRPVTFVVTQDFLDQFGLENARDLPGLKELRAAGLLDNRPPPGSISLGQKDDDDEEDEAPGQSELFED
- a CDS encoding DUF1236 domain-containing protein; the protein is MTTKKTLLLSLPLAALVAAPVSAAMSASATTELNLRAGPGPQYQIENVIPSDAEVDVKGCLADAEWCEVSYEGVEGWAYSAYLTTPVEDEPVVLYENRDRVEVKTITYEDKDNAAAGAGVGGAWGAAVGSLLVGGPAAVAAGAVLGAVTGAANNAEEKTVTYIERNPVEPVYLNGEVAVGAGIPQEIEVYEVPESDFEYLNVNQQTVLIDPETRRIVQVVR
- a CDS encoding diguanylate cyclase domain-containing protein; the protein is MDHSAKFQALTAQNGVFLAPAHPSLRPLAWTRMVCLVLAGALLLIAAEGHIYGISRLYAPSGDAALSLPTLLTGVAALSATLLQRPLRRSDGRETLLWLMVIALCLLTGLGYRAGITVGAGRMGGNTAVSFVLLAGAQLCYRRLPLSSCSLMLMTMFLPFIAAVGYLNGQPAMFGDMSLSTSLLLLALGVANVARHARRALLRPLVSGSASGRIVRGILLAWLVLVAAQAVSVRFVPGPWLELSSVTLMLVDTLVMLAAILFLGGKYDASASRLRLTEWRLYRAAMRDPSTGMRTRASAELYSATFGPLTSQGLVLLEVEGIDALEARYGRTAAERVLRLVSTGLHRDLAPEELLCRDEDMGLMLLARNCTLDSLTMRAQDLCARGGELRDPERELLPIALTAAVVMARRGDGDLGPALRRARQALDEARKQGERGVVLCEAA
- a CDS encoding 2'-deoxycytidine 5'-triphosphate deaminase yields the protein MTGVLASQQISALVDSGAIRSAAPLVEGQIQPASLDLRLGHEAIRVRASFLAGAGRPLDARLQEFEMHRVDLTEGAVLEKGCVYVVPLLESLDLPEDLSAVANAKSSTGRLDLLTRTITDGGTEFDRIAPGYKGPLYAEICPRSFSVLARTGMRLNQIRFRRGQSVLSDAELTTLHEAETLVSGGPAVIGEGLGFSVDLQPGAGELVGWRAKPHTGVIDLDRIGQYDPAEFWDPLQASRGQLILDPDAFYILVSREAVHIPPLYAAEMAPYLAMVGEFRVHYAGFFDPGFGHSAAGGSGSRGVLEVRCHEAPFVLEHGQIVGRLVYERMDEPPEQLYGAGIASNYQGQGLKLSKHFRS
- a CDS encoding MerR family transcriptional regulator, producing MSKSRDAFRTISEVAELLETPAHVLRFWETKFTQVKPVKRAGGRRYYRPNDVALLAGIRQLLHDDGLTIKGVQKVLREQGVKHVAAIAPPPGLLDESGEDVAEGPAAPTAAEPTPQQDSATVLPFAQPQAALLEAVSDAPAEPEPAPQPEPNATDTPLFAEASDPDPQAAADDALWQPDPQADAQAETEALPAEPVDTPEEPLPGFLTQSLEDRGATPLPEAGSAEGAPAAAAPLPEVAQLDSLPQPASGPLTALATAPQLTAQQAVSARAQLAALRAFVAARDSHSAA